In the genome of Paenibacillus pabuli, the window TGCACGGCACTGATCGAGGGAGGAATTTACCCCGGGAACAAAGATGTTATCCATTTGGATACGCCAGCAGGAATGGTTAAAGCAAAGCTTACAGTGGAGGACGGGAAGGTAAAGAAGGTAAAGAAGGTTTCGTTCACAAACATCGCTTCTTTTTTATACCAATCGGATGTACGGGTTCGCGTTGAGGGTATTGGCATCATTTCCGTAGATATTGCGTATGGCGGCAATTTTTACGGGCTTGTGGACGCGCGCCCGCTTCATCTGCCACTCGTTCCCGGACGGGGTTCGGAGATCGTGGAGCTGGCGATCAAGATCCGGGAGGCGATCAATCGCGAAATCGAGGTGGTACATCCCGAAATTCCCGTCATTCGCGGACTCACTCATATTGAGTTTTACAGTGACCCGGTCTCGCCGTCCGCCAACTGTCGGAATACGGTTGTCGTACCCCCTGGCGGCATTGACCGCTCTCCATGCGGCACGGGAACTTCTGCGAAAGTTGCCGTGCTTCACGCCAAGGGGGAGCTGAAAAAAGGGGAGGAGTTCGTGCATGAAAGCATCGTAGGCTCCTTGTTCCAGGCAAAAGTATTGGAAGAAACGACCGTGGGCGGTTTGGCGGCAGTTATTCCCGAAATATCCGGTTCAGCGTGGATTACGGGCTTTCATCAGTTTGTTTATCAGGAGCAGGATCCGTTGAGTCAGGGGTTTTTCCTGCTCTAATGAATTTTACCGGAGGGCGGCATTATGGAAACAACGAAGTGGTATGCGGCGCTCGATACGCATTCCTGCGGTCAGCCGCTGCGGATCATCACCGTGGGGTTGCCTCAGATCAATGGCTCCTCTCAGCATGCGAAGTCTTTATTTTTCAAACGGCATTTCGATTCCGTCAGGAAGCTGCTGCTGGCTGAACCGCGAGGGCATCGTGAGATGACGGGAGCGATTGTAACGGCACCGACAACGGCAGAAGCGAGCTTTGGATTGTTATTCCTGAACCAGGAAGGCCTTTCGGCCATCAGCGGCCACGGAATCATTGCCACCGTTGCGGCATGGGTGTCGACGGGGCAGCTATCTGCTTCGGACGCTGCCAACGGCGTTCTGATCGATTGCCCGGCAGGAACGGTCAAGGCATTTGCCGATTTCGACGGACATGAAGTCCGGT includes:
- a CDS encoding proline racemase family protein, producing the protein MRISKLVSTIDTHTGGNPTRTVTSGAPELIGRTMTEKMVYMSEHYDHFRRALMLEPRGHEVMSGCILTPPCNKSADIGVVFIESGGYLPMCGHDTIGLCTALIEGGIYPGNKDVIHLDTPAGMVKAKLTVEDGKVKKVKKVSFTNIASFLYQSDVRVRVEGIGIISVDIAYGGNFYGLVDARPLHLPLVPGRGSEIVELAIKIREAINREIEVVHPEIPVIRGLTHIEFYSDPVSPSANCRNTVVVPPGGIDRSPCGTGTSAKVAVLHAKGELKKGEEFVHESIVGSLFQAKVLEETTVGGLAAVIPEISGSAWITGFHQFVYQEQDPLSQGFFLL